The nucleotide sequence TCGATGAGCAGGAACTGGCAGTCGGGGCGCGCGAGCGCGAGGCACAGGCCGGGCAGGCCCGCGCCGGAGCCGACGTCGGCCACGAGCGCGCCCTGCGGGAGGAGCTCCTCGACCACGGCGCAGTTCAGGACGTGGCGCTCCCAGAGACGGGGTGCCTCGCGCGGGCCGATCAGGCCCCACTCGATGCCGGTGTCCGCCAGGTGGGCCACGTATGCCTCGGCCCGGGGGAGGGCCTCGCCGAACAGCTCGACGGCGGCCGGCCGCAGCGCGTCGGTCAGCGGCGGCGCCGGCTGCCCCACGGGCGCGGGGCGGTCGCCCCGGTCCTGCGGATCCAGCCCGGGGCGCCGCTCGTAGGCCGAGCCCCGCTCAGTCATCGGCGGAGATGACCACGTGCCGGCGGGCGCCCTCGCCCTCCGACTCGGAGGTCAGGCCGGCGTCCGCGACGACGTCGTGGACGATCTTGCGCTCGTACGCGCCCATGGGCTCGAGGTGCACGGGACCCTCGCCGTCGCGGACGCGCTCGACGGCCGCCTGGGCGGCGGTGCGCAGGGCGACGTTGCGGCGCTCCCGGTGCCCGCAGACGTCCAGGATCAGCCGGGAGCGGTGCCCCGTGGCGGCGAGCACGGCCAGCCGGACGAGCTCCTGCAGGGCCTCCAGGGTGCGGCCGTCGGGGCCGACGAGGCCGTCCAGGCGCTCGTCGTGGTCCTCGGAGACGACGGACACGTACGTGCGCCCGTCGCGGACCTCGATGTCGATGTCCCCGTCCAGGTCCGCGATGTCGAGCAGCTCCTCGACGTAGTCCGCGGCGACGTCGCCCTCCTCCTCGAGGCGGCGCACCGCCTCCGAGACGGCGGCATCGTCCTGCTCCGCGACGCGAGAGCCCTGGCCCGCGGGGGTCTCGACGACGGCGTCCTCGGCCTCGGGGGCCGGGGTCACGTTCTCGGCGGACATGCTCACTTCCTCCTGCGGTTCTTGCGCTGGGGCTGGACGCGCTGACCCGACTGGCGGACGACCTCACCGTTCAGCACGGCACCGCCGCGGCCCGCCTGGGTGTGTGCGGACGAGGGCGTGGCCTCGGCGTTCGACACCTTCTGGCCCACGGGGGGCAGGCCCTTGGCGGCGCGGCGCTCGTTGAGCTCCTTCTCGGCGAGGGAGCCCGGGGTCGGGTTGTTGCGGATGATCCACCACTGCTGGCCGACGGCCCAGAAGTTGGAGTAGGTCCAGTACAGGAGCACGCCGATGGGGAAGTTGATGCCGCCGATGCCGAAGATCAGGGGCATGGCGTAGAGCATGATCTGCTGCGTCTGCATCATCGGGCCGGAGAGGGCCTGCTGCGTCATGTTCTTCGTCATGAGCATCTTCTGCATGAAGAACATCGAGCCCGACATGAGCAGGATCAGCACGATCGCCGTGACGATCACGGGCCCGCTGCCCGGCGCGCCGAGCGAGTTCATGAAGGTGTCCGACATGCGGGCGCCGAAGATCGTGGAGCCCTCGAAGGAGCGGATCTGGTCCGCGGACAGGGCGTCCATGGCCTCGCCGCGCTCGGCCGCGCCGCGGGCGCCGATCAGCACCTGGTACAGCGCGAAGAAGAACGGCATCTGGATCAGCAGCGGCAGGCAGGCGGCGAACGGGTTCGCCTTGTGCTCCTTCATGAGCGCCTGCTGCTCCATGGCCATGGCCTGGCGGGAGAGCTGGTCCTTCTTGCCCTTGTACTTGGCCTGCAGCTTCTGCAGCTCGGGCTGGATGGCCTGCATGGCGCGCTGCGCCTTGATCTGCTTGACGAACAGCGGGATCAGCAGGGTGCGGATGAGCACCACCAGCAGGAGGATGGACAGGGCCCACGTCCAGCCGGAGTCCGCGGGCAGGCCCGCAAACTCCAGGATGCTGTGGAACGCCCCGAGCAGCCAGGACATCAGCCAGCGGAACGGGGAGAGGATGGCTTCGAACATGGGGGTCAATCCTCCTGCGGGAGATCAGGTGGGATGGGAGGGTGGTTTAGGGCGAGGATGCGCGGCTGCCGGCCCGGCGGCCAGCGTCGGTGCCCGGGCGGGACCGGGTCCACGCCGCCGTCGTTCCAGGGATGGCACCGGCCGATGCGCCGCGCGGCGAGCCACGACCCCTTCACCGCGCCGTGCACGTGCACGGCCTCCAGCCCGTAGGCGGAGCAGCTGGGGAAGAACCGGCACACGGGTCCGTACAGCGGGGAGACCACGGCCCGATAGACCGTGAGCAGGCCCGCCAGCAGGGCGGACGGCAGCGCGCGCAGCGGCCCCCACTCACGGGAGGGCTCGAGCACGACGAAGGGCGAGGGCGTGACGGTCATCTACGCGTGCTCCGAGGCGGCGGGCAGGTGC is from Micrococcus luteus NCTC 2665 and encodes:
- a CDS encoding Jag family protein, which encodes MSAENVTPAPEAEDAVVETPAGQGSRVAEQDDAAVSEAVRRLEEEGDVAADYVEELLDIADLDGDIDIEVRDGRTYVSVVSEDHDERLDGLVGPDGRTLEALQELVRLAVLAATGHRSRLILDVCGHRERRNVALRTAAQAAVERVRDGEGPVHLEPMGAYERKIVHDVVADAGLTSESEGEGARRHVVISADD
- the yidC gene encoding membrane protein insertase YidC is translated as MFEAILSPFRWLMSWLLGAFHSILEFAGLPADSGWTWALSILLLVVLIRTLLIPLFVKQIKAQRAMQAIQPELQKLQAKYKGKKDQLSRQAMAMEQQALMKEHKANPFAACLPLLIQMPFFFALYQVLIGARGAAERGEAMDALSADQIRSFEGSTIFGARMSDTFMNSLGAPGSGPVIVTAIVLILLMSGSMFFMQKMLMTKNMTQQALSGPMMQTQQIMLYAMPLIFGIGGINFPIGVLLYWTYSNFWAVGQQWWIIRNNPTPGSLAEKELNERRAAKGLPPVGQKVSNAEATPSSAHTQAGRGGAVLNGEVVRQSGQRVQPQRKNRRRK
- the yidD gene encoding membrane protein insertion efficiency factor YidD: MTVTPSPFVVLEPSREWGPLRALPSALLAGLLTVYRAVVSPLYGPVCRFFPSCSAYGLEAVHVHGAVKGSWLAARRIGRCHPWNDGGVDPVPPGHRRWPPGRQPRILALNHPPIPPDLPQED
- the rsmG gene encoding 16S rRNA (guanine(527)-N(7))-methyltransferase RsmG; this translates as MTERGSAYERRPGLDPQDRGDRPAPVGQPAPPLTDALRPAAVELFGEALPRAEAYVAHLADTGIEWGLIGPREAPRLWERHVLNCAVVEELLPQGALVADVGSGAGLPGLCLALARPDCQFLLIEPLERRVEWLDRVVADLGLENVDVIRGRAEQVSGNLDVDVVTARAVSALKTLVPLTMPMLQGAGELLAIKGRSAADEIAAARKVLRKYGGAEPEILTVGEGLLPETTTVVRVSARPR